One genomic segment of Drosophila melanogaster chromosome 3L includes these proteins:
- the CheA75a gene encoding chemosensory protein A 75a — translation MKWLVIIVLLQLLEKIKCEQSYEVTNERLEPFEGDSQTLVLFDGLKTIGRERALNGSFKFLGEMNNDDFKVSVELYSSPNGDGEFKRMVMDVPQTSICECFKKFYVQFVQPSLKTGETTNFPVVDDDFCPVPEGEFYVKNVILNTQDWPSQVPRGIVKAIITFFSGGKNVGGLIVEVKIEDRQS, via the exons ATGAAATGGCTAGTGATAATAGTACTCCTCCAACTGCTGGAAAAAATAAAG TGCGAGCAGTCCTATGAGGTTACCAATGAAAGGTTGGAGCCTTTCGAGGGCGATTCACAAACTTTAGTGCTCTTCGATGGACTGAAAACGATTGGCCGGGAGAGAGCTCTTAACGGATCCTTCAAATTCCTCGGTGAGATGAACAATGATGACTTCAAGGTATCCGTGGAGCTCTATTCAAGCCCCAATGGCGATGGGGAATTCAAGAGGATGGTCATGGATGTGCCGCAAACTAGCATTTGCGAGTGCTTCAAAAAGTTCTATGTCCAGTTTGTGCAACCCTCTCTGAAGACTGGAGAAACCACAAATTTCCCCGTTGTCGACGATGACTTTTGCCCAGTGCCCGAAGGCGAATTCTACGTTAAGAACGTCATTTTGAATACGCAAGATTGGCCATCGCAGGTGCCTCGAGGGATTGTCAAGGCCATTATAACATTCTTCAGTGGTGGCAAAAATGTTGGCGGCCTAATTGTAGAAGTCAAAATTGAAGATCGACAAAGTTAG